The proteins below come from a single Burkholderia humptydooensis genomic window:
- a CDS encoding polysaccharide deacetylase family protein: MTKVCLTFDFDAVSIWLSTFKQTTPTPLSRGEYGARAGLPRILTMLARKNVKATFFTPAHTARTFPDAVEAIVQGGHEIGVHGLVHESPVGLPLEEERAMLQESIATLEGITGKRPVGYRSPAWDLSDNTISLLEEFGLQYDSSLMSQDFHPFFARQGDVMTEEVLTFGQESSILEFPVAWELDDYPYFHFAARPINQGLRLTEDVRSLWQAEFDAAHEEGGVFTLTCHPEIIGRAPRVKMLEALVEHMQSQDGVTFATMADACNALR; encoded by the coding sequence ATGACCAAAGTTTGCCTAACCTTCGACTTCGACGCGGTCTCCATCTGGTTGAGCACGTTCAAGCAAACGACGCCGACGCCGTTGTCACGTGGCGAGTACGGCGCTCGCGCTGGCTTGCCTCGCATCCTGACAATGCTCGCGCGGAAGAATGTGAAGGCGACGTTTTTCACGCCGGCTCATACGGCGCGCACCTTCCCCGATGCCGTGGAAGCGATCGTTCAAGGCGGTCACGAGATTGGCGTCCATGGGCTTGTGCACGAATCGCCCGTCGGACTGCCGCTTGAAGAGGAGCGAGCGATGCTGCAAGAGAGTATTGCGACACTTGAAGGCATTACCGGCAAGAGGCCAGTCGGTTACCGGTCGCCAGCGTGGGACCTGAGTGACAACACGATTTCTTTGCTCGAAGAGTTTGGGCTGCAATACGACAGCAGCCTGATGTCACAGGATTTTCATCCCTTTTTCGCGCGTCAGGGTGATGTGATGACGGAGGAGGTCCTGACGTTTGGGCAGGAGAGTTCGATTCTGGAGTTCCCGGTCGCTTGGGAACTTGATGACTATCCGTATTTCCACTTCGCAGCGCGTCCCATTAATCAGGGCCTTCGCCTCACCGAGGACGTTCGCTCCTTATGGCAAGCAGAATTCGACGCGGCTCATGAAGAAGGCGGTGTTTTCACATTGACCTGCCATCCGGAAATTATCGGGCGAGCGCCGCGAGTAAAGATGCTGGAAGCCCTGGTCGAGCATATGCAGTCGCAGGATGGTGTGACGTTCGCAACGATGGCAGACGCTT
- a CDS encoding SDR family NAD(P)-dependent oxidoreductase — protein sequence MVDLSGRVAVVTGGETGIGLAISRTLAFAGAKTIIGGILVEAGEKAARDITEEGRVATFVKTDVRFEEQVEHLVQYAVDKHGTVDIMVNNAGVFDGFADCLETTPELWDQVLNINLRGCYLGMRAALKRMVPKGYGRIINTASVGGLRGAADGASYTASKFGMVGLTRQVACSHTEHGITINAICPGVIATDIRQNSGSILGDAATTMNRGVGSDPDGYKRMVPARRKGLPQEVADVAVFLASDAASYVSGQAIAIDGGWTAT from the coding sequence ATGGTCGATCTTTCTGGCCGTGTAGCAGTGGTAACTGGAGGCGAAACGGGCATCGGACTGGCGATTTCGCGAACGCTGGCTTTCGCTGGGGCGAAGACGATTATTGGCGGCATTCTCGTCGAAGCTGGCGAAAAGGCTGCGCGAGACATTACCGAGGAGGGCAGAGTCGCCACCTTCGTGAAGACCGACGTCCGGTTCGAGGAGCAGGTCGAGCACCTGGTTCAGTATGCCGTTGACAAGCACGGCACGGTTGACATCATGGTCAACAATGCGGGCGTCTTTGATGGCTTCGCAGATTGTCTGGAGACGACCCCGGAATTGTGGGACCAGGTGCTGAACATCAATCTGAGGGGGTGTTATCTCGGGATGCGAGCAGCGCTAAAGCGGATGGTGCCAAAAGGGTACGGTCGAATCATCAACACGGCTTCAGTTGGCGGGCTTCGAGGCGCAGCAGATGGCGCCTCGTACACGGCGTCAAAGTTCGGCATGGTTGGCCTGACTCGCCAGGTCGCGTGCTCTCACACGGAACACGGGATCACGATTAACGCAATTTGTCCGGGTGTGATTGCGACGGACATCCGGCAAAACTCCGGATCCATCCTAGGTGACGCGGCGACGACGATGAACCGTGGCGTGGGCAGTGACCCGGACGGCTACAAACGCATGGTTCCGGCACGTCGTAAAGGCCTGCCGCAGGAAGTTGCGGACGTTGCCGTTTTTCTGGCTTCGGATGCGGCGAGCTACGTATCCGGTCAGGCAATTGCAATCGACGGCGGCTGGACGGCTACCTGA
- a CDS encoding aspartate/glutamate racemase family protein — MSLRINFINPFGTPQYNGLIEETLTPYLRSGTELVVTNTVNCPENIDYYYSKHLVEEAVFNEVLKAERSGFDAVIVGCCYDPGVRVSRELVDIPVVGPLEATMLFAPYYGHDFVVVTDHHKAVPYLRDMVRVYGQDSNCRGVTCIDWFATDMIKDTQGVAIDAAKKAVAAMEANNAEVCVFGCTLISASYEKWLRDTGAERNHALLNPNTMALKMAESLAELKSHGAYQISRRGYYQQLQQHNPEEFEIVRNRFAHK, encoded by the coding sequence ATGAGCTTACGTATCAACTTCATCAACCCTTTTGGGACGCCGCAGTACAACGGCCTGATCGAAGAGACACTCACGCCCTATCTGCGCAGCGGGACGGAGCTTGTCGTGACCAACACGGTGAATTGCCCCGAGAACATCGACTACTACTACAGTAAGCACTTGGTTGAAGAGGCTGTATTTAACGAGGTGCTGAAGGCAGAAAGGTCTGGATTCGATGCGGTCATCGTCGGCTGCTGCTACGACCCGGGTGTGCGGGTATCGCGAGAGTTGGTTGATATTCCCGTGGTTGGACCGCTCGAAGCGACCATGCTGTTCGCACCGTATTACGGGCATGACTTTGTGGTGGTCACTGACCATCACAAGGCTGTTCCCTACCTGCGAGATATGGTGCGGGTATACGGACAGGACTCGAATTGCCGAGGCGTCACCTGCATTGACTGGTTCGCCACGGACATGATCAAAGACACCCAGGGTGTTGCCATCGACGCGGCAAAAAAGGCGGTTGCTGCCATGGAAGCGAACAACGCTGAAGTCTGCGTCTTCGGCTGCACGCTTATCTCGGCGAGCTACGAAAAGTGGCTTCGCGACACGGGTGCAGAGCGCAATCACGCACTTTTGAACCCGAATACGATGGCCCTGAAGATGGCCGAGTCGCTTGCCGAGCTCAAAAGCCACGGCGCCTATCAGATTAGCCGTCGGGGCTACTACCAGCAGCTCCAGCAGCACAATCCGGAAGAGTTTGAGATTGTGCGCAACCGCTTCGCGCATAAGTAA
- a CDS encoding substrate-binding periplasmic protein produces the protein MKQSNNVIGIVAMAAFSLIGMTKALAECKPSHQFKTVVPGTLTISTAEFPPFDVPGADGSLGGVEGDILKKIADKECLKINAQPVGFSSAIQYVTTGKADLSAGQWYRTGDRAKVVGLTDPLYLDQLGIYSKEGFTKISDLKGKQVGTVQGYNWTADLQAVFKDDLKLYPTPVALAQDLQAGRVDAGLDSVATGLYAQKKGGYQGMKIRVGLADPRVKASVNPAQVGFVFSKDNAALGEAINADIAEMQKAGEIAAILKSYGLDPKGADVGPARLIQ, from the coding sequence ATGAAGCAATCAAACAACGTTATTGGTATCGTCGCGATGGCCGCTTTCAGTCTTATTGGCATGACAAAGGCATTAGCAGAGTGCAAACCATCCCATCAGTTTAAGACGGTTGTGCCCGGAACGTTGACCATCTCGACCGCAGAGTTTCCCCCCTTTGATGTGCCCGGCGCCGATGGCTCCCTGGGGGGAGTCGAGGGCGACATTCTGAAAAAGATTGCCGACAAGGAATGTCTGAAAATCAACGCGCAACCGGTCGGATTCAGCTCCGCAATTCAGTACGTTACGACTGGTAAAGCTGATTTGTCGGCGGGCCAGTGGTATCGAACCGGCGACCGGGCGAAAGTCGTCGGGCTCACTGACCCTCTCTATCTTGATCAACTTGGAATTTATTCCAAGGAAGGCTTCACGAAGATCTCCGATCTGAAAGGCAAGCAGGTCGGCACTGTGCAGGGATACAACTGGACGGCAGATCTCCAGGCCGTGTTCAAGGATGACCTGAAGCTGTATCCGACTCCGGTTGCGCTTGCTCAGGATTTGCAGGCTGGCCGCGTGGATGCGGGGCTGGACAGTGTCGCGACCGGGCTCTACGCTCAGAAGAAAGGTGGTTATCAGGGGATGAAGATCCGCGTTGGTCTGGCCGACCCCCGCGTCAAGGCCTCGGTGAATCCTGCTCAGGTCGGATTTGTGTTCTCGAAGGATAACGCCGCTCTCGGTGAAGCCATCAACGCCGACATCGCCGAGATGCAGAAGGCAGGTGAAATCGCAGCAATCCTGAAGTCGTATGGTCTTGACCCCAAGGGGGCCGACGTCGGGCCGGCCCGGTTGATTCAATAA
- a CDS encoding amino acid ABC transporter permease — MNKIFDLWIQWFPTLSEGLLTSIKVTILCMLIGVPLGLLFALGVSTSKRALSAVTVTLVELGRGAPALILLQFFYFGLPSAHVTLSSFLSSVLALAWCTGAYTSEIIRAGLQAVPHGQREASYAIGLSEVDTLRLIIVPQGLRVSIPPLLGFGVIMLQTTSLCFTVALPELVTKAQQIGNETFLYMPVLILAALLYTAICVPSTLLVSSLERRLSRHEARA, encoded by the coding sequence ATGAACAAGATTTTCGATTTGTGGATTCAGTGGTTCCCGACCTTGTCTGAGGGGCTGTTGACCAGCATCAAGGTAACCATCCTGTGCATGCTGATCGGGGTTCCACTGGGCCTTCTATTCGCGTTGGGCGTGAGTACGTCGAAACGGGCGCTGAGTGCTGTCACGGTGACCTTGGTGGAACTGGGTCGGGGTGCACCGGCCCTGATCCTGCTCCAGTTTTTTTACTTTGGCTTGCCTTCGGCACACGTAACGTTGTCGTCGTTCCTCTCGTCGGTGCTCGCTTTAGCGTGGTGCACTGGTGCCTACACCAGCGAGATTATCCGCGCGGGACTGCAGGCTGTGCCACATGGACAACGTGAAGCGTCCTATGCCATTGGCCTGTCGGAAGTGGACACGCTCCGTCTGATTATCGTGCCTCAAGGCTTGCGCGTCTCTATCCCACCTCTGCTTGGGTTCGGAGTAATCATGCTGCAGACAACCTCACTGTGCTTCACGGTGGCTCTGCCCGAACTTGTGACGAAAGCCCAGCAGATTGGTAACGAGACGTTCCTGTATATGCCGGTGCTCATTCTTGCTGCTCTGCTTTATACCGCTATCTGCGTTCCTTCGACGTTGCTTGTCTCATCGTTGGAGCGACGACTTTCACGCCATGAGGCGAGGGCATAG
- a CDS encoding amino acid ABC transporter permease, with amino-acid sequence MEDLLSTIAIALVHALPWTLILTVSSFAIGAVLAIPVCAIASAKNSVVKAVSHSIILVIRSVPPIVWLFIIFFGIGNGILPLSPVTSAIAGLGLITAVNLGEIYRGAMKAVSSGQFEAAKVLGLSGIRQYTDVLVPQIFRVALPSAATYAIGLLKDTAVASTIGVPEMAQAAYRVSQQTFKGLEVYVISGLLYFGISLVMAYISRNLDKRLRQRIAR; translated from the coding sequence ATGGAAGACCTCTTGTCAACGATCGCGATAGCGCTGGTCCACGCGCTGCCATGGACGCTGATACTCACGGTCAGCTCGTTCGCGATCGGTGCAGTTCTCGCGATTCCAGTGTGCGCGATTGCGTCCGCCAAAAACTCGGTGGTTAAGGCCGTGTCGCACTCGATTATCCTCGTCATCCGGTCAGTTCCACCGATTGTATGGTTGTTCATCATATTTTTCGGGATTGGGAATGGGATCTTACCGCTGAGTCCGGTCACTTCTGCCATTGCGGGCCTCGGACTGATCACGGCGGTCAATCTTGGCGAAATCTACCGCGGAGCGATGAAAGCTGTTTCCTCTGGCCAGTTCGAGGCTGCAAAGGTGCTCGGCCTGTCCGGGATTCGCCAGTACACGGATGTTCTGGTTCCCCAGATTTTCAGGGTCGCCCTGCCGTCGGCTGCGACATACGCGATCGGTCTTCTGAAGGACACGGCGGTTGCATCGACCATTGGTGTTCCGGAGATGGCTCAGGCAGCGTACCGGGTGTCGCAGCAGACCTTTAAAGGGTTAGAGGTGTACGTGATCTCGGGCCTGCTTTACTTCGGGATCAGTTTAGTTATGGCGTATATATCGCGAAACCTCGACAAGCGCTTGAGACAACGGATTGCACGATGA
- a CDS encoding amino acid ABC transporter ATP-binding protein, producing the protein MSNLSEVSAIPKTRSETFMPLLKLDAVSKSYGNHQVLLNVDLQMAAGEVLAVIGPSGSGKSTLLRCINQLEPPTSGTVTVDGVQIVARQAPGKAKLTHFRRTLGMVFQSFNLFPHLTVLENVSLAQCRVLRRSREEANERSLALLKRVGLANKADQYPARCSGGQQQRIAISRALALDPKIMLFDEPTSALDPEVGLEVLAVMRELAEDGMTMLVVTHEMRFAESVSDRVIVMADGGILEEGPSKEVMQNPKTERVRRFLSAVRDR; encoded by the coding sequence ATGAGTAACCTTTCGGAAGTGAGCGCTATACCAAAGACTCGAAGCGAGACTTTTATGCCGTTACTGAAACTCGACGCCGTCTCGAAGTCGTATGGCAATCATCAGGTTCTGCTCAACGTCGACCTGCAGATGGCTGCAGGCGAGGTGTTGGCTGTAATTGGACCGAGTGGCTCGGGCAAGAGCACGTTGCTGCGTTGCATCAACCAACTTGAGCCACCGACCTCGGGAACTGTGACCGTCGACGGCGTCCAGATCGTCGCGAGGCAAGCACCGGGTAAGGCGAAGTTGACGCACTTTCGACGTACCCTCGGAATGGTTTTCCAATCGTTCAACCTTTTCCCGCATCTCACCGTGTTGGAGAACGTCAGCCTTGCGCAGTGTCGGGTGTTAAGACGCTCGCGAGAGGAAGCTAATGAACGTTCGCTGGCGCTCCTGAAACGGGTGGGATTGGCGAACAAGGCCGATCAATACCCTGCTCGTTGTTCGGGCGGTCAGCAACAGCGAATCGCTATCTCGCGCGCATTGGCCCTCGATCCAAAAATCATGCTGTTTGATGAGCCTACCTCCGCACTCGACCCAGAGGTCGGACTCGAGGTACTCGCTGTGATGCGGGAACTCGCGGAGGACGGCATGACGATGCTTGTCGTAACGCACGAGATGCGGTTCGCTGAAAGCGTGTCTGACCGGGTAATCGTCATGGCAGACGGCGGAATTCTGGAAGAGGGGCCAAGCAAGGAGGTTATGCAAAACCCGAAGACCGAGCGGGTCCGGCGCTTCCTGTCCGCAGTGAGGGACCGGTGA
- a CDS encoding alpha/beta fold hydrolase — MRILSIGFLIMMALGISSPARAEHDLPPARMVQIDKDTWINVRQSGHGPIAIVFEPGWTMSSAVFERQFSHFADSDRYTFISFDPRSQGYSTKTKIGNEYLQHGKDINALLNALGIRKAIIGGWSNGVFGATSYLNQFGSARIAGMVLIDGTPRCAGTDDVNQWVWYRYDDADQAKRGWTYGVMYDRKNLDTSFAQWMLENPTPDAVKWVSDISDQTPAEAAAMTNETCSYMNFESDVANFAKTSPLMITVREEVRGVASTWVQTNAPRANLHVLGKHMMFWEHADQFNQFLDQFLAQFH, encoded by the coding sequence ATGCGCATACTCTCGATTGGTTTTCTGATAATGATGGCTCTTGGTATTTCGTCGCCTGCTCGGGCAGAGCATGACCTGCCACCAGCCAGAATGGTGCAGATCGACAAGGATACCTGGATCAATGTCAGGCAGAGCGGTCACGGCCCCATTGCAATAGTGTTCGAACCAGGTTGGACGATGTCCAGTGCCGTATTCGAGCGGCAGTTCAGTCATTTCGCAGATTCTGACCGCTACACTTTCATAAGCTTTGATCCTCGAAGCCAAGGCTATTCAACCAAGACCAAGATTGGAAACGAATATCTGCAGCACGGCAAAGATATAAATGCGTTGTTGAACGCGCTGGGTATCCGAAAAGCCATCATTGGAGGGTGGTCGAACGGCGTATTTGGCGCGACTTCCTATCTCAACCAATTTGGCTCGGCCAGGATAGCAGGCATGGTGCTTATAGACGGGACACCACGATGTGCGGGTACTGACGATGTCAATCAATGGGTGTGGTATCGCTACGATGACGCCGACCAGGCAAAAAGGGGCTGGACCTACGGGGTGATGTACGACCGTAAAAATCTTGATACCTCGTTTGCGCAATGGATGCTCGAGAATCCTACGCCCGATGCCGTCAAATGGGTCAGCGACATATCCGATCAAACCCCCGCTGAAGCCGCCGCAATGACGAATGAGACGTGCTCCTACATGAACTTCGAGTCTGACGTCGCGAACTTCGCGAAAACTAGTCCGCTCATGATTACGGTCCGAGAGGAGGTGAGAGGTGTCGCCAGCACATGGGTGCAGACCAATGCGCCTCGCGCGAATCTGCATGTGCTAGGCAAGCATATGATGTTCTGGGAGCACGCTGACCAGTTCAATCAATTCTTGGATCAGTTCCTCGCGCAGTTTCATTGA
- a CDS encoding electron transfer flavoprotein-ubiquinone oxidoreductase — MEYDVVIVGGGPAGLAAAIRLKQRAAASGVEIGVCVLEKGSEVGAHILSGAVMDPRALNELFPDWKKNGAPLEVPVTEDRFLFLTQRSARTVPNWALPDNFKNHGNYVISLANLTRWLGQEAEALGVEIFPGFPAAEVLYNEDGSVKGVATGNLGIGKDGRPTENFQLGMELHAKYTLFCEGARGHLGRQLKDEFKLRENADPQVYGIGIKELWEIDPAKHKPGLVIHTAGWPLEHDTYGGSFLYHTDNNQVMVGFVVGLGYSNPYLSPFEEFQRYKTHPEIRKFFEGGKRVSYGARAITAGGLMSLPQLVFPGGALVGDEAGFLNASRIKGSHAALKTGMLAADAAFDAIHAGRHHDQLQAYPESFKESWLYAELHKARNFKQWMSKGLYLGTLMVGVEQKLLGGNVPWTLHHKHWDHETLKPASNYKPIEYPKPDGKLTFDRLSSVFISNTNHQENQPAHLTLKDASVPIVVNLGTYAGPESRFCPAGVYEFVKTEQGQDRLQINAQNCVHCKTCDIKDPTQNIVWITPEGGGGPNYPNM, encoded by the coding sequence ATGGAGTATGACGTCGTTATCGTCGGTGGCGGTCCAGCCGGACTAGCGGCCGCGATTCGTCTGAAGCAGCGCGCTGCCGCGAGCGGTGTCGAGATTGGTGTCTGTGTGCTGGAAAAGGGCTCCGAGGTCGGCGCGCACATCCTTTCAGGCGCGGTGATGGATCCACGCGCGCTCAATGAGCTTTTCCCTGACTGGAAGAAGAATGGGGCACCGTTAGAAGTCCCGGTAACCGAAGACCGCTTTCTGTTTCTGACACAACGTAGCGCAAGAACGGTCCCGAACTGGGCGCTTCCGGACAACTTCAAGAATCACGGCAATTATGTGATCAGTCTGGCGAACCTGACCCGTTGGCTCGGACAGGAGGCAGAGGCCCTGGGCGTTGAGATCTTCCCCGGATTTCCGGCGGCCGAAGTGCTGTACAACGAGGACGGGTCAGTCAAGGGCGTGGCCACAGGCAATCTCGGCATCGGCAAAGATGGGCGACCGACCGAGAATTTCCAGCTCGGGATGGAACTGCACGCGAAATACACGTTGTTCTGCGAGGGTGCGCGAGGTCATCTTGGCCGGCAACTTAAGGACGAGTTCAAGTTGCGGGAAAACGCCGACCCGCAGGTGTACGGTATCGGCATAAAAGAACTGTGGGAAATTGACCCCGCGAAACATAAACCAGGCCTTGTTATCCACACGGCCGGTTGGCCGCTCGAACATGACACGTACGGTGGCTCATTCCTCTACCATACCGATAACAACCAAGTAATGGTGGGTTTCGTCGTCGGCCTCGGATACTCCAACCCATACCTTTCTCCTTTCGAGGAATTCCAGCGCTACAAGACGCATCCCGAGATCCGAAAATTCTTCGAAGGCGGCAAGCGGGTGTCTTATGGCGCGCGGGCAATTACCGCCGGCGGCCTGATGTCGTTGCCCCAGCTCGTGTTCCCGGGTGGCGCCCTGGTTGGCGACGAGGCAGGCTTCCTTAATGCATCCCGTATCAAGGGCTCGCACGCGGCGCTTAAAACGGGGATGCTTGCGGCCGACGCTGCATTCGACGCCATTCACGCGGGTCGACATCATGACCAGCTGCAGGCATATCCAGAGTCGTTCAAGGAATCGTGGCTTTATGCCGAACTACACAAGGCGCGGAACTTCAAGCAGTGGATGAGCAAGGGTCTGTACCTCGGTACGTTGATGGTCGGCGTCGAGCAGAAACTACTGGGGGGCAATGTGCCGTGGACATTGCATCACAAGCATTGGGACCATGAGACGCTCAAGCCGGCTTCGAACTACAAACCAATTGAGTATCCAAAGCCTGACGGCAAGCTGACTTTCGACCGGCTTTCGTCCGTATTCATCTCCAATACCAATCACCAGGAGAACCAGCCTGCGCATCTGACGCTGAAGGACGCTAGCGTTCCTATCGTCGTCAATCTGGGCACCTACGCGGGGCCCGAGTCCCGCTTCTGCCCAGCAGGCGTATATGAGTTTGTAAAGACAGAGCAGGGACAGGACCGTCTCCAGATCAATGCGCAGAACTGCGTGCACTGCAAGACCTGCGACATCAAAGACCCGACGCAAAACATCGTTTGGATCACGCCTGAAGGTGGTGGTGGACCGAATTATCCAAATATGTGA
- a CDS encoding electron transfer flavoprotein subunit alpha/FixB family protein — MTILVIAEHDNESLKPATLHTVFAAHQIGGDIHLLVAGHNARGVADLAAKVAGVKKVLLADAPQLADAIAENIEATVLQLAKDYSHILAPATAFGKNVCPRVAAKLDVAQISDITAVVSADTFERPIYAGNAISTVQSFDPVKVVTVRSTAFDPVSAESGDGSVVETIDVPEDAGISRFVSRELAKLERPELTSAAVVVAGGRGLGSAENFQAVLAPLADALDAALGASRAAVDAGYVSNVYQVGQTGKIVAPRLYFAVGISGAIQHLAGMKDSNVIVAINKDPEAPIFGVADYGLVGDLFSVVPDLVKELGAS; from the coding sequence ATGACGATTCTTGTAATTGCCGAACATGATAACGAGTCGCTGAAGCCAGCGACTTTGCATACCGTCTTCGCTGCACACCAGATTGGCGGCGACATTCATCTTCTGGTTGCCGGCCACAACGCCAGGGGAGTCGCAGACCTCGCGGCGAAGGTCGCTGGCGTCAAGAAGGTTCTGCTGGCGGATGCTCCGCAACTGGCCGACGCTATTGCCGAGAATATCGAGGCAACAGTGTTGCAGCTTGCCAAGGACTATTCCCACATACTCGCTCCCGCGACCGCGTTCGGGAAAAACGTCTGCCCCCGCGTCGCTGCGAAGTTGGACGTGGCTCAAATCAGCGACATCACGGCTGTCGTGTCGGCAGATACCTTTGAGCGACCAATCTACGCTGGCAACGCGATTTCAACGGTTCAATCTTTCGACCCGGTCAAGGTTGTGACCGTTCGGTCGACCGCCTTTGATCCGGTAAGCGCGGAATCTGGCGACGGCTCGGTCGTCGAGACCATTGATGTACCTGAGGACGCTGGCATTTCGCGCTTCGTAAGTCGTGAACTCGCCAAGCTGGAGCGCCCGGAACTGACGTCTGCTGCGGTTGTCGTCGCCGGCGGGCGCGGGCTGGGCAGTGCCGAGAATTTCCAGGCGGTGCTTGCACCGTTGGCCGACGCACTCGACGCAGCACTCGGCGCCTCGCGTGCCGCGGTCGATGCAGGTTACGTGTCGAACGTCTACCAGGTGGGGCAGACGGGGAAGATTGTCGCGCCGCGTCTTTACTTTGCAGTCGGCATCTCGGGTGCGATTCAGCATCTTGCGGGGATGAAGGACTCGAACGTCATTGTTGCCATCAACAAGGACCCTGAGGCGCCGATATTTGGCGTCGCAGATTACGGGCTGGTCGGTGACCTCTTCAGCGTGGTTCCGGACCTGGTGAAAGAACTCGGCGCGTCATGA
- a CDS encoding electron transfer flavoprotein subunit beta/FixA family protein — MKVLVGVKRVVDYNVKVRVKADGTDVDISNVKMSMNPFDEIGVEEGVRLKESGAASEVIAVSCGPTQCQETLRTALAIGADRAIHIRTDEELQPLAVAKLLAAIVEEERPGLVILGKQAIDDDSNQTGQMLAALAGMPQATFASKVTVDCDIAIVAREVDGGAETLSLKLPAVVTTDLRLNEPRYVTLPNIMKAKKKPLATIEPSELRVDVRARLKTIKVSEPTARGAGVKVPDVRTLVEKLKSEAKVL; from the coding sequence ATGAAGGTATTGGTAGGAGTGAAGCGGGTCGTTGATTACAACGTCAAGGTCCGGGTGAAGGCAGACGGAACGGACGTCGACATCAGCAACGTCAAGATGTCCATGAATCCGTTTGACGAGATCGGTGTAGAGGAAGGTGTGAGGTTGAAGGAGTCCGGCGCCGCTAGCGAAGTCATTGCAGTCTCTTGCGGCCCGACACAGTGTCAGGAAACGCTTCGGACCGCGCTGGCCATTGGTGCTGACCGCGCAATCCACATCAGGACGGACGAGGAGCTTCAGCCATTGGCCGTAGCCAAGTTGCTTGCTGCCATCGTGGAAGAAGAGCGCCCCGGCCTTGTCATCCTCGGCAAGCAGGCCATCGACGACGACTCGAATCAGACGGGACAGATGCTTGCGGCTCTTGCCGGTATGCCTCAGGCCACGTTTGCGTCCAAGGTAACCGTTGACTGCGACATCGCCATAGTAGCCAGGGAAGTAGATGGTGGCGCCGAAACGCTCTCCCTCAAGCTACCCGCAGTTGTCACGACGGACCTGCGCCTCAATGAACCCCGCTACGTGACGTTGCCCAACATCATGAAGGCCAAGAAGAAACCGCTGGCGACCATCGAACCCAGCGAACTGCGAGTGGATGTACGAGCGCGTCTGAAGACCATTAAGGTTTCCGAACCGACTGCTCGCGGGGCCGGTGTGAAGGTTCCGGACGTTCGAACACTGGTCGAAAAGCTCAAGTCTGAAGCCAAAGTGCTGTAA